In Acaryochloris marina S15, a single genomic region encodes these proteins:
- the deoC gene encoding deoxyribose-phosphate aldolase, whose product MTLTVADIDITRYIDHTLLDPLASEDAIATLCDQAIRFEFPAVCIYPTHIKTAVNRLHQYSPKVCTVIGFPSGATTSAVKLYEAQDAVDQGATELDVVINVGWLKSGDVNAVHQELAKICATTGQTVKAILETTLLTDAEKRLAAEVSLDAGVAFLKTSTGWHGGATPADIKLLSMVARDRVGIKASGGIRTLEQSLALIAAGANRLGTSRGVDLVRMATAEIESPEPSGPG is encoded by the coding sequence GTGACCCTAACGGTGGCAGATATTGATATCACTCGTTATATCGATCATACGCTTCTCGATCCCCTGGCATCAGAGGATGCGATCGCAACGCTCTGCGATCAAGCCATCCGGTTTGAATTTCCAGCTGTTTGTATCTACCCCACCCATATCAAAACCGCCGTCAACCGTCTCCATCAATATTCCCCCAAGGTTTGCACGGTCATTGGTTTTCCCAGTGGTGCCACCACATCTGCAGTCAAACTCTATGAAGCCCAAGATGCTGTCGACCAAGGGGCAACCGAGCTAGATGTGGTGATCAATGTCGGCTGGTTAAAGTCAGGGGATGTCAATGCTGTCCACCAAGAACTCGCCAAGATTTGTGCAACCACGGGCCAAACGGTCAAAGCGATTTTGGAAACCACCCTCCTTACGGATGCCGAAAAACGGTTAGCGGCAGAAGTCAGTCTAGATGCGGGGGTCGCCTTCCTCAAAACAAGTACTGGATGGCACGGCGGAGCCACCCCTGCTGATATAAAATTATTATCAATGGTCGCACGTGATCGCGTAGGCATTAAAGCTTCGGGAGGAATTCGCACTCTAGAGCAATCCCTAGCGCTGATTGCAGCAGGAGCCAACCGTTTGGGAACATCCCGAGGGGTTGACCTTGTGCGGATGGCTACGGCTGAGATTGAGTCCCCAGAGCCATCAGGCCCCGGATAG
- the recO gene encoding DNA repair protein RecO — protein MSRTYKATGINLKSMPFGEADRLLTILTREHGLVRAVAPGCRKPKSKLGGRSALFVVNDLMLVQGRSLDKIAQAETLESYPGLSQNLAKLTTSQYLAELTLYQALSGQPQTELWDLFCQQLTQLQTATPAQVPCCLIHGTLQLLAWAGIAPQVHACCFTHVPLEPPPNNPTWRVGFSASAGGTVTLTGLPRPRTAIQQAAEQASAYVPGADYRVQGKLSAPELSLLQDLNPAEIHPASPLPFPLIAAYPLVIWQGVESALRHYAEAYFDRPIRSAALVDTCFTPLPDLTSVPS, from the coding sequence ATGAGTCGAACCTATAAAGCGACAGGAATTAATCTCAAAAGCATGCCCTTCGGCGAGGCCGATCGCCTGCTGACTATCTTGACCCGTGAACATGGTCTGGTGCGGGCTGTTGCGCCTGGATGCCGGAAGCCTAAGTCAAAATTAGGCGGCCGCAGTGCCTTATTTGTGGTGAATGACCTGATGCTAGTCCAGGGCCGGTCCCTGGATAAAATTGCCCAGGCCGAAACCCTAGAATCCTATCCGGGACTGAGCCAAAACTTAGCTAAGTTGACCACCAGTCAATACCTGGCAGAACTGACCCTGTATCAAGCCCTGAGTGGACAGCCCCAAACAGAGCTGTGGGATTTATTTTGCCAACAGCTGACTCAACTCCAAACTGCGACCCCTGCCCAAGTACCCTGTTGTTTAATTCATGGGACCTTGCAATTGTTGGCCTGGGCAGGCATTGCCCCTCAAGTCCATGCCTGTTGCTTCACCCACGTCCCCTTAGAACCGCCCCCCAACAACCCCACCTGGCGTGTGGGGTTTAGTGCCAGTGCAGGCGGTACTGTCACCCTCACGGGTCTACCCCGACCCCGTACTGCGATTCAACAGGCCGCAGAACAAGCGTCTGCCTATGTTCCAGGGGCAGATTATCGGGTTCAGGGCAAACTATCCGCCCCCGAACTCTCGTTACTGCAAGATCTCAACCCTGCCGAGATTCATCCGGCTTCCCCTCTGCCGTTTCCGTTAATAGCAGCCTATCCGTTGGTCATTTGGCAAGGGGTGGAGTCTGCTCTCCGTCACTATGCCGAAGCCTATTTTGATCGCCCGATTCGTTCGGCTGCCCTAGTTGACACCTGTTTTACTCCCCTGCCCGACCTCACCTCCGTGCCTTCATGA
- a CDS encoding TraB/GumN family protein: MNKLHGVIRKNVSRIAVITLLTLVSACGDKPTSPTPSPTPNASKPQAPQPEQTFLWQVKSPQNTVYLLGSIHLLKESDYPLAKQINDAYEDAEKLVFEVNMGELESSKTQSIVLEKATAQDGKTLQDRLTPETYQLAKTTASEIGLPIEAFSGFKPWFFSLTLITLKLQRLEFNPENGVDQYFFKKAIKDGKETLALETIEDQFNLFDSFSQGNQEQYIRQTIDELDTLETSFQEMVSAWKSGDDQTLKNLLLKSFKDYPELEDQIFGARNRKWMTTIEPLLQKEDDYLIVVGAGHLVGKDSVLELLQAQGHTPKRL; this comes from the coding sequence ATGAATAAACTTCATGGCGTAATCCGAAAAAATGTGTCCCGGATTGCGGTCATCACCCTGCTGACATTAGTCAGCGCTTGCGGCGACAAACCGACCAGCCCCACCCCCTCTCCAACCCCAAACGCCTCTAAGCCTCAAGCGCCCCAACCCGAGCAAACGTTTCTCTGGCAAGTCAAATCCCCCCAGAATACGGTTTACCTCCTAGGTTCGATTCACCTATTAAAGGAATCAGACTATCCCTTAGCGAAGCAGATCAATGACGCCTATGAGGATGCCGAAAAGTTAGTATTTGAAGTCAACATGGGGGAACTCGAATCCAGCAAAACTCAATCCATCGTCTTAGAGAAAGCTACAGCTCAAGATGGCAAAACCCTCCAAGATCGGCTGACACCAGAAACCTATCAGCTAGCAAAAACCACCGCATCAGAGATTGGCTTACCAATTGAGGCTTTTTCCGGTTTTAAGCCTTGGTTCTTTTCTTTGACCTTGATCACGTTGAAACTACAGCGATTAGAGTTCAATCCTGAAAATGGCGTTGATCAGTATTTTTTCAAAAAAGCGATCAAGGATGGCAAAGAGACCCTCGCCTTAGAAACCATTGAAGATCAATTCAACCTATTTGATAGTTTTTCTCAAGGGAATCAAGAGCAGTATATTCGCCAAACGATTGATGAATTAGACACCCTAGAAACATCATTTCAGGAGATGGTCTCAGCCTGGAAATCTGGAGATGATCAAACTTTAAAGAATTTGTTGCTGAAAAGTTTTAAAGACTATCCAGAATTAGAAGACCAAATTTTTGGGGCTCGCAATCGCAAATGGATGACCACCATTGAACCACTTTTGCAAAAGGAGGATGACTATCTGATTGTGGTCGGAGCTGGGCATTTAGTGGGGAAAGACAGCGTTTTAGAACTTTTGCAAGCCCAAGGTCATACGCCAAAGCGCCTCTAA